A stretch of DNA from Spirosoma endbachense:
AGATTATGTTCCTGAATCGAGAATAATAAGTCTCTGGCTTATTGACCTGTTAATTAATTGGCTAACTGATTTTGATGGAAAACAAACACTTAGTATATTTGTTAGGTAGGCAAATAAATACGCTCAACTAAGCTTCTGCACGTTATGAAATTTATCTCCTCCTCTGGCTCGTTCGAATTCTCGATATTAGGCTACGGTAATAAAACAACGAATTGGCGCGAACGGAATAATTTACGTTGTCGGGTATCAACGATCTGGCGGCAACAACACGATTCGCAGGCTACTCCACTCCAAACCTGGGAAGTTAGGCGGTTGTTAAGTGGCCTTCGTTCACTCTGGAATAAAGCCGTTAATCATGTTGCCTTAACATTCTGCGAGCCCGGTCTAAGCGTTGAAGCTACTGCACTACCTGGCGATAACTATAAGCTACAGATTCAATTGGACCATGCGTTAACACCTGCATGGCATGCCTATCCTGACTTTCCGTTGGAAATGGATATGCTTCTGAATCGCAAACAATTAGACGAAGCTATTCAGGACTTGTCTGGCCAACTAGCCAGCTATCCCGAGCGGTAAATAATGGTGAGTTTATATGGCTGAAGCACAAATCCTGATAAGGCACCTGAGCTTTATCAGGGTTTGCTTTTTAGACATATAGGCTCCTTTTTGACATCCATGGCGTTTTAATCGGCCTCCTGCAAGCGTCCTGTTTATCCTATAGTGAGCTTATGTTTTTTAACGTATTGATCAGCTGGCTGCGCCAATTTGACCAAATCCCTTCCTCTCGACTGCGGTTGCTTTTCGGTCAATCCTGTCAACGTATTAGCCGCTTATTCGCTACTGCCACTATTTTTTTTCTCCAGATCAAATTAGCTTTTGAAAGCGCTCAGGTCTGGCGCAACGATCCATTTTCTTCGTTTTGGCTACCAATTGTTGTCTCTACAACAAAAATGGGAGAAGTCATTACCCAACCCGAAAAACAATTTATGAAATTTCCGATACGTCGTTAAGGTAATCTCTTGATAACATCATTAGTTATCCCCATATTTGTCGCCAGTCTAAAGTTTCAGTAGATTTCTTTGTTTGTCTCTACAAAGAATGTAGAGACATTACACCCCTCTTTA
This window harbors:
- a CDS encoding WapI family immunity protein produces the protein MKFISSSGSFEFSILGYGNKTTNWRERNNLRCRVSTIWRQQHDSQATPLQTWEVRRLLSGLRSLWNKAVNHVALTFCEPGLSVEATALPGDNYKLQIQLDHALTPAWHAYPDFPLEMDMLLNRKQLDEAIQDLSGQLASYPER